One part of the Lapillicoccus jejuensis genome encodes these proteins:
- a CDS encoding lamin tail domain-containing protein, translating to MPHHRPPTPRAARGVVTTTAALALLSPLLVAQAPSAQAVDTTSPVVVSEVYGGGGNTGAPYKNDFVELYNTGTTAVDLSTWSVQYGSATGSSYALTRLTGTIAPGAYYLVAEAAGTGTAPALPTPDATGTLAMSGTAGKIALVSNQTVLACGADCDGAAGVVDFVGYGGANDYAGTGPTGVLSNTTSAQRTITPFANTGDNSKDFTVAAPTPKAAPGSTGGGGGGTDCGVTPLPTECTPGPATIQDVQGDGFVSPLKGQTVTRVPGVVTAVSTGSPKGFWVQDPTPDTARTTASSGVFVFTSAAAPAVGSAVVVSGTVSDYYPLSSGETLATTASLSTTEIINPTVTTVSTGNAVPVALALTPDTVPALYAPAPADGNVESISPVDPTHSALEFWEAHEGMLVSVDDAPVVGPGKPQYGEIYVTTKPEDKRTPRGGTYLPSYVGTPSGRLLVAPLAGVSTPPANVGDVLTGTTSGPVDWSSYGGYSLRATRIGTWQDNHLAPGVARASASDQLSVATYNVENLAPSDPQAKFDRLAAGVVTNLRSPDVITVEEVQDNTGATDDGTTASDVTVAKLTAAITAAGGPSYSSTSIDPVNDQDGGQPGGNIRIVFLYNAARVGFTPKGTPSATTAVTVTKDVDGTPTLSTNPGRIDPTNPAFDSSRKPLAAEFTFQGKKLIVVGNHWNSKGGDQSADGRFQPPTRSSEVQRVAQATAVHGFVQDVLGVDAGANLVLAGDFNDYQFSTAVTTLTDDGATLTDLITTLPEDERYTYVFNGISQVLDHIVVSKAITDVEYDVVHVNAEFSDQASDHDPQVARIRPAAHVAPVGTLTVSPKRQSPGQYVQVRLNGSVPQVAVAVQLDGTGPKASLRTNKNGAGTTSFFLPVSTSRGIHQIVATLPDGRTVSTPVRVVAP from the coding sequence ATGCCGCACCACCGGCCACCCACACCCCGGGCCGCGCGCGGCGTCGTCACCACGACGGCCGCCCTCGCCCTGCTCAGCCCCCTCCTCGTCGCCCAGGCCCCCTCGGCCCAGGCCGTCGACACCACCTCGCCCGTCGTCGTCAGCGAGGTGTACGGCGGCGGCGGCAACACCGGCGCGCCGTACAAGAACGACTTCGTCGAGCTCTACAACACCGGGACCACCGCGGTCGACCTGTCGACCTGGTCGGTGCAGTACGGCTCGGCCACCGGCTCCTCCTACGCCCTGACCAGGCTCACCGGGACCATCGCCCCCGGCGCCTACTACCTCGTCGCCGAGGCGGCCGGCACGGGCACGGCGCCCGCGCTGCCGACCCCCGACGCCACCGGCACCCTCGCGATGAGCGGCACGGCCGGCAAGATCGCCCTCGTCTCGAACCAGACGGTGCTGGCCTGCGGCGCCGACTGCGACGGCGCCGCCGGCGTCGTCGACTTCGTCGGGTACGGCGGCGCCAACGACTACGCGGGCACCGGCCCGACCGGGGTCCTGTCGAACACGACGTCCGCGCAGCGCACCATCACGCCGTTCGCCAACACCGGCGACAACAGCAAGGACTTCACCGTCGCGGCCCCGACGCCCAAGGCGGCGCCGGGCTCGACCGGTGGGGGCGGCGGGGGCACCGACTGCGGCGTCACCCCGCTGCCGACCGAGTGCACGCCCGGCCCGGCCACGATCCAGGACGTCCAGGGCGACGGGTTCGTCTCGCCGCTCAAGGGCCAGACCGTCACCCGCGTCCCCGGCGTCGTCACCGCGGTGAGCACCGGCAGCCCGAAGGGCTTCTGGGTGCAGGACCCGACCCCGGACACCGCGCGCACCACGGCGTCGTCCGGCGTCTTCGTCTTCACCTCGGCCGCGGCCCCCGCCGTCGGCAGCGCCGTGGTCGTCAGCGGCACCGTCAGCGACTACTACCCGCTGTCCTCCGGCGAGACCCTCGCGACGACGGCCAGCCTGTCCACCACCGAGATCATCAACCCGACGGTGACGACGGTGAGCACCGGCAACGCCGTCCCGGTCGCGCTCGCCCTCACCCCGGACACCGTCCCCGCGCTCTACGCGCCGGCACCGGCCGACGGCAACGTCGAGAGCATCTCGCCGGTCGACCCGACCCACTCCGCCCTGGAGTTCTGGGAGGCCCACGAGGGCATGCTCGTCTCCGTCGACGACGCCCCCGTCGTCGGCCCGGGCAAGCCGCAGTACGGCGAGATCTACGTGACGACCAAGCCCGAGGACAAGCGCACCCCGCGCGGCGGCACCTACCTGCCGTCGTACGTCGGCACGCCGTCCGGCCGCCTGCTCGTCGCGCCGCTCGCCGGTGTGAGCACTCCCCCGGCGAACGTCGGCGACGTGCTCACCGGCACCACGAGCGGCCCGGTCGACTGGTCGTCGTACGGCGGCTACTCGCTGCGGGCCACCCGGATCGGCACCTGGCAGGACAACCACCTCGCGCCGGGCGTGGCCCGGGCGTCGGCGAGCGACCAGCTGAGCGTCGCGACGTACAACGTCGAGAACCTCGCCCCGTCGGACCCGCAGGCCAAGTTCGACCGGCTCGCCGCGGGCGTCGTCACCAACCTGCGCTCGCCCGACGTCATCACCGTCGAGGAGGTGCAGGACAACACCGGCGCGACCGACGACGGCACCACCGCCTCGGACGTCACCGTGGCCAAGCTCACCGCGGCGATCACCGCCGCCGGCGGGCCGTCGTACTCCTCGACGTCGATCGACCCGGTGAACGACCAGGACGGCGGGCAGCCGGGCGGCAACATCCGGATCGTGTTCCTGTACAACGCCGCCCGTGTCGGCTTCACCCCGAAGGGCACCCCGTCCGCGACCACCGCCGTCACGGTGACCAAGGACGTGGACGGGACGCCGACGCTGTCGACGAACCCCGGCCGAATCGACCCGACCAACCCGGCCTTCGACAGCTCGCGCAAGCCGCTGGCCGCCGAGTTCACCTTCCAGGGCAAGAAGCTGATCGTCGTCGGGAACCACTGGAACTCCAAGGGCGGCGACCAGAGCGCCGACGGCCGCTTCCAGCCGCCGACCCGGTCCTCGGAGGTGCAGCGCGTGGCCCAGGCCACCGCGGTGCACGGGTTCGTCCAGGACGTCCTCGGCGTCGACGCAGGCGCGAACCTCGTCCTCGCCGGTGACTTCAACGACTACCAGTTCTCGACCGCGGTGACGACGCTGACCGACGACGGCGCGACGCTCACCGACCTCATCACCACGCTGCCGGAGGACGAGCGCTACACCTACGTGTTCAACGGGATCTCGCAGGTGCTCGACCACATCGTCGTCAGCAAGGCGATCACCGACGTGGAGTACGACGTCGTGCACGTCAACGCGGAGTTCTCCGACCAGGCCTCCGACCACGACCCGCAGGTCGCCCGGATCCGGCCGGCCGCGCACGTCGCGCCCGTCGGCACGCTGACCGTCAGCCCGAAGCGGCAGAGCCCCGGTCAGTACGTGCAGGTCCGGCTGAACGGGTCGGTGCCCCAGGTCGCCGTCGCCGTCCAGCTCGACGGCACGGGTCCGAAGGCCAGCCTGAGGACCAACAAGAACGGGGCTGGGACGACGTCGTTCTTCCTGCCCGTCTCGACCTCGCGCGGCATCCACCAGATCGTCGCCACGCTGCCCGACGGACGGACGGTCTCGACACCGGTCCGGGTGGTCGCCCCCTGA
- a CDS encoding CHAP domain-containing protein, whose protein sequence is MPTTTPLPLPTSARRRYGAPYAGRHRHAAAPLLRARSVLALVALVVAAAVGPAAWSPATAFTWFNTLCKSFATCNTYGLGNAGYQNVYTQSFFGMYPGHNCTNYAAYRLKARGINASYLAGQGNGYQWGPVAASRGVRVDKTPQVGDIAWFDQKAGLSSNGHVAYVEAVDPTTKRVKVSEDNWGGDFDWRWYLIADVTGFIHFGGAPSSTSSFPPANGTYVRIAENGQVYRIAGGAPIYVTSFAGFGSVPPITSISAAAFATLPAYPADGTFLTGTDGRVYRVAGGAPLYVSSWTSFGGQQPTTLVDAATIANAGGSGVFGHLLAAPRNGSFLRNTADGRTYVVAGGAPLAVPSWSAYGAPQPYTAIDPWELTHGPHLRSLPTDVFLRGGPSGRLVHVSGGRPLGFTSWTAFGGQQPVTVVDDATLAACDHLLCSAFGRLDAVTAVPGGATLSGWADDPDTGDPVQVSLESDGVRVATSPASVSRPDVDAVYHHGAARGFSAAVTLPSGTHQVCARAIGVGAGDPSTLLGCASVQVSAGSTVTVAPARIVDTRTGLGGQSGATGPGRTTTVTVTGRGGVPATGVTAVVLNVTVTGATRSGYLTVYPAGRARPKASNLNFAVGQTVPNLVLATVGSNGQMSLYNGSGGTVHLVVDVAGYVIGGSAVVAGSTLSSTPARVADTRTGLGVGSTAPLIDGAVRTVVVAGHGNVPPAGVAAVVVNVTTTGATGSGYVTAYAAGASRPDAANVQFAPGTTVPNLVLVPLGAGGAIQLYAHTSGSVHVVVDVAGWVLGGTPSTPGATLASTQSRLVDTRYGVGVTLGAVRSGTSVSLPVLGRSGVPASGVDAVVLNVTATRGTTSGYLTVYPGGRPRPLASNVNFRPQTNVANLVVVPVGANGTVSLYNGSPGSVDAVVDVVGWIRR, encoded by the coding sequence ATGCCCACGACCACGCCCCTGCCCCTGCCCACCAGCGCCCGCCGCCGGTACGGCGCCCCGTACGCCGGCCGCCACCGTCACGCCGCCGCCCCGCTGCTGAGGGCCCGCAGCGTCCTCGCGCTCGTGGCGCTCGTCGTGGCCGCCGCCGTCGGCCCGGCCGCGTGGTCGCCCGCGACGGCCTTCACCTGGTTCAACACCCTGTGCAAGAGCTTCGCCACCTGCAACACCTACGGGCTCGGCAACGCGGGCTACCAGAACGTCTACACGCAGTCGTTCTTCGGGATGTACCCCGGCCACAACTGCACGAACTACGCGGCCTACCGGCTCAAGGCACGCGGCATCAACGCGTCGTACCTCGCCGGCCAGGGCAACGGCTACCAGTGGGGCCCGGTCGCCGCGTCCCGCGGCGTGCGGGTCGACAAGACCCCGCAGGTCGGCGACATCGCGTGGTTCGACCAGAAGGCCGGCCTCAGCAGCAACGGCCACGTCGCCTACGTCGAGGCGGTCGACCCGACCACGAAGCGGGTCAAGGTCTCCGAGGACAACTGGGGCGGCGACTTCGACTGGCGCTGGTACCTCATCGCCGACGTCACCGGCTTCATCCACTTCGGGGGCGCGCCGAGCTCCACCTCGTCGTTCCCGCCCGCCAACGGCACCTACGTGCGGATCGCCGAGAACGGCCAGGTCTACCGGATCGCCGGCGGCGCCCCGATCTACGTGACGAGCTTCGCCGGCTTCGGCTCCGTCCCGCCGATCACCTCGATCTCCGCGGCCGCCTTCGCGACGCTGCCCGCCTACCCCGCCGACGGCACCTTCCTCACCGGGACCGACGGCCGCGTCTACCGCGTCGCCGGCGGCGCGCCGCTCTACGTCTCGTCGTGGACCAGCTTCGGCGGCCAGCAGCCGACCACCCTCGTCGACGCCGCGACCATCGCCAACGCCGGCGGCAGCGGCGTCTTCGGCCACCTGCTCGCGGCCCCCCGCAACGGCAGCTTCCTGCGCAACACCGCCGACGGCCGCACGTACGTCGTCGCCGGCGGCGCCCCGCTGGCCGTCCCCTCCTGGTCGGCGTACGGCGCCCCGCAGCCCTACACGGCGATCGACCCGTGGGAGCTGACGCACGGGCCGCACCTGCGCAGCCTGCCCACCGACGTGTTCCTGCGCGGCGGGCCGTCGGGCCGGCTCGTCCACGTCAGCGGGGGCCGGCCCCTCGGGTTCACCTCGTGGACCGCCTTCGGCGGCCAGCAGCCCGTCACCGTCGTCGACGACGCCACCCTCGCGGCCTGCGACCACCTGCTGTGCAGCGCCTTCGGGCGGCTCGACGCCGTCACCGCGGTGCCGGGCGGCGCCACCCTCTCCGGCTGGGCCGACGACCCCGACACCGGTGACCCGGTGCAGGTCTCGCTCGAGTCGGACGGGGTGCGCGTGGCGACCAGCCCGGCCTCGGTGAGCCGGCCCGACGTCGACGCCGTCTACCACCACGGCGCCGCGCGCGGCTTCTCCGCCGCGGTCACCCTGCCCTCGGGCACGCACCAGGTGTGCGCCCGGGCGATCGGCGTGGGCGCCGGGGACCCGAGCACGCTGCTGGGCTGCGCGAGCGTCCAGGTCAGCGCCGGCTCGACGGTCACCGTCGCCCCGGCCCGGATCGTCGACACCCGCACCGGCCTCGGCGGCCAGTCCGGTGCGACCGGTCCGGGACGCACGACGACGGTCACGGTCACCGGCCGGGGCGGCGTCCCCGCCACCGGGGTCACCGCGGTCGTCCTCAACGTCACCGTCACCGGCGCCACGAGGTCGGGCTACCTCACCGTCTACCCGGCCGGACGCGCCCGACCGAAGGCCTCGAACCTCAACTTCGCCGTCGGCCAGACCGTGCCGAACCTCGTCCTCGCCACCGTCGGCTCGAACGGGCAGATGTCGCTCTACAACGGCTCTGGCGGCACCGTGCACCTCGTCGTCGACGTCGCCGGCTACGTCATCGGCGGGTCCGCCGTGGTCGCCGGCTCCACCCTGTCCTCGACGCCGGCCCGGGTCGCCGACACCCGCACCGGCCTCGGCGTCGGGTCCACCGCCCCGCTCATTGACGGGGCGGTGCGCACGGTCGTCGTCGCCGGCCACGGCAACGTGCCGCCCGCCGGGGTCGCCGCGGTCGTCGTCAACGTGACGACGACCGGCGCCACGGGCTCGGGCTACGTCACCGCGTACGCCGCCGGGGCGAGCCGCCCCGACGCCGCCAACGTCCAGTTCGCGCCGGGGACCACCGTGCCGAACCTCGTCCTCGTCCCGCTCGGGGCGGGAGGGGCGATCCAGCTCTACGCCCACACGAGCGGGTCGGTGCACGTCGTCGTCGACGTCGCCGGCTGGGTCCTCGGGGGCACCCCCTCGACGCCGGGGGCCACCCTGGCCTCCACCCAGAGCCGCCTCGTCGACACCCGGTACGGCGTCGGGGTCACGCTCGGGGCGGTCCGCTCCGGCACCTCGGTGTCCCTGCCCGTGCTGGGCCGCTCCGGCGTCCCCGCGTCGGGGGTGGACGCCGTCGTCCTCAACGTCACCGCGACGCGGGGCACCACGTCCGGCTACCTGACCGTCTACCCCGGCGGACGACCCCGCCCGCTGGCGTCCAACGTCAACTTCCGGCCGCAGACCAACGTCGCCAACCTCGTCGTCGTCCCGGTCGGCGCGAACGGGACGGTGTCGCTCTACAACGGCTCGCCGGGCTCCGTCGACGCGGTCGTCGACGTCGTCGGCTGGATCCGCCGCTGA
- the hemQ gene encoding hydrogen peroxide-dependent heme synthase has product MSSSRPTPARMREINDTIRYAMWSVFAVAEPVGDADRDAMTAELTALVDELAAEDVVVRGLYDVAGLRADADVMVWWHAETIEQLQAAYHRLLRTELGALLDPVWSVAALHRPAEFNKSHVPAFLADEEARKYVCVYPFVRSYDWYLLDDAQRRDMLVEHGQMARGYPDVRANTVAAFALGDYEWVLAFEADELHRIVDLMRDLRASQARNHVREEVPFYTGPRVEIADLVAALR; this is encoded by the coding sequence ATGAGCAGCAGCCGCCCGACCCCCGCCCGGATGCGGGAGATCAACGACACGATCCGCTACGCGATGTGGTCGGTCTTCGCCGTGGCCGAGCCGGTCGGCGACGCCGACCGCGACGCGATGACCGCCGAGCTCACCGCGCTGGTCGACGAGCTGGCCGCCGAGGACGTCGTCGTCCGCGGTCTCTACGACGTCGCGGGGCTGCGCGCCGACGCCGACGTCATGGTCTGGTGGCACGCCGAGACGATCGAGCAGCTGCAGGCGGCGTACCACCGGCTGCTGCGCACCGAGCTCGGCGCCCTGCTGGACCCGGTGTGGTCGGTCGCGGCGCTGCACCGGCCGGCGGAGTTCAACAAGAGCCACGTGCCGGCGTTCCTCGCCGACGAGGAGGCCCGCAAGTACGTCTGCGTCTACCCGTTCGTGCGCTCCTACGACTGGTACCTGCTCGACGACGCGCAGCGGCGCGACATGCTCGTCGAGCACGGGCAGATGGCGCGCGGCTACCCGGACGTGCGCGCCAACACCGTCGCCGCGTTCGCCCTCGGCGACTACGAGTGGGTGCTGGCCTTCGAGGCCGACGAGCTGCACCGCATCGTCGACCTCATGCGCGACCTGCGCGCCTCGCAGGCGCGCAACCACGTCCGCGAGGAGGTCCCGTTCTACACCGGCCCCCGGGTCGAGATCGCGGACCTCGTCGCCGCCCTGCGCTGA
- the hemG gene encoding protoporphyrinogen oxidase, whose product MPHVVVVGAGMAGLATAWDLVAAGEPGLRVTVLEAAPDTGGKLRTGTVAGLAVDVGAESVLARRPEAVDLAREAGLGDALTHPGGRAATVWSRGAHHPLPPRTLMGVPSDPDTARGLLDDAEVERVRAERSRPLAPLEADDVAVGALVEDRLGAAVVDRLVEPLLAGVYAGHARRLSARATVPALWAAARAGEPLLDAAARAAAGATATAGGHPSPVFAGYRGGLGRMAADLTQALRERGVDVRTGTTVRGLRRTGTGWALTVGPTVAEEEADADAVVLAVPAAPAARLLHDVAPDAAAALGEIGTASMAVVTLAVPRRVLAPVLEGAGVAGSTGFLVPPTEPVRVKAATFTFAKWAWVDALDPELVVLRASVGRAGEEAALQRDDADLVATVVDDLSTILRGRVPAPVGAHVQRWGGGLPQYAVGHLDRVARVRDAVAAHPGLAVAGASYDGVGVPAVVATGRAAAARVLEHLRAHPPAGG is encoded by the coding sequence ATGCCTCACGTGGTCGTCGTCGGAGCCGGGATGGCCGGGCTGGCCACCGCCTGGGACCTCGTCGCGGCGGGGGAGCCCGGCCTGCGCGTCACCGTCCTCGAGGCCGCCCCGGACACCGGCGGGAAGCTGCGCACCGGCACGGTCGCCGGCCTCGCCGTCGACGTCGGCGCGGAGTCGGTCCTCGCGCGCCGCCCCGAGGCGGTCGACCTGGCCCGCGAGGCCGGCCTCGGTGACGCGCTCACCCACCCGGGGGGCCGCGCTGCGACGGTGTGGTCGCGCGGCGCCCACCACCCGCTGCCGCCGCGCACCCTCATGGGCGTCCCGTCCGACCCGGACACCGCCCGCGGCCTGCTCGACGACGCCGAGGTCGAGCGGGTCCGCGCCGAGCGCTCCCGACCCCTGGCGCCCCTCGAGGCCGACGACGTCGCGGTGGGCGCCCTCGTCGAGGACCGGCTCGGGGCCGCCGTCGTCGACCGGCTCGTCGAGCCGCTGCTCGCCGGCGTCTACGCCGGGCACGCCCGGCGCCTGTCGGCCCGCGCCACCGTCCCGGCGCTGTGGGCCGCCGCCCGCGCGGGTGAGCCGCTGCTCGACGCGGCCGCCCGCGCCGCCGCCGGGGCCACCGCGACCGCGGGCGGCCACCCCTCCCCGGTCTTCGCCGGCTACCGCGGCGGGCTGGGGCGGATGGCCGCCGACCTCACGCAGGCGCTGCGCGAGCGCGGCGTCGACGTCCGCACCGGCACGACGGTGCGGGGCCTGCGTCGTACGGGCACCGGCTGGGCCCTGACGGTCGGGCCGACCGTGGCCGAGGAGGAGGCCGACGCCGACGCCGTCGTCCTCGCCGTCCCGGCCGCCCCGGCCGCCCGCCTGCTGCACGACGTCGCCCCCGACGCCGCCGCCGCGCTCGGGGAGATCGGGACGGCGTCGATGGCCGTCGTCACCCTCGCCGTCCCGCGCCGCGTCCTCGCCCCCGTCCTCGAGGGCGCCGGCGTCGCCGGCAGCACCGGCTTCCTCGTCCCGCCGACCGAGCCGGTCCGGGTCAAGGCGGCCACCTTCACCTTCGCCAAGTGGGCCTGGGTCGACGCGCTCGACCCCGAGCTCGTCGTGCTGCGCGCGTCGGTCGGCCGGGCGGGCGAGGAGGCCGCCCTCCAGCGCGACGACGCGGACCTCGTGGCCACGGTCGTCGACGACCTGTCGACGATCCTGCGCGGCCGCGTCCCCGCCCCGGTCGGGGCGCACGTGCAGCGCTGGGGCGGCGGGCTGCCGCAGTACGCCGTCGGTCACCTCGACCGGGTCGCCCGCGTCCGCGACGCCGTCGCGGCCCACCCGGGTCTCGCGGTCGCCGGGGCGTCGTACGACGGCGTCGGGGTGCCCGCCGTGGTCGCCACCGGTCGGGCGGCCGCCGCCCGGGTGCTCGAGCACCTGCGCGCCCACCCACCTGCGGGTGGGTGA
- the msrB gene encoding peptide-methionine (R)-S-oxide reductase MsrB: MSSTPQTETGKTYEVAKTDEQWRAELSPAEYQVLRQAGTERPYVGEYTDTKTEGVYSCRACGAELFRSETKFDSHCGWPSFYAPLAEDRVEYIEDRTMGMKRVEVRCGTCGSHLGHVFEGEGYGTPTDQRYCINSISLRLEPKA, from the coding sequence ATGAGCAGCACCCCCCAGACCGAGACCGGGAAGACCTACGAGGTCGCCAAGACCGACGAGCAGTGGCGCGCCGAGCTGTCGCCGGCCGAGTACCAGGTCCTGCGCCAGGCCGGCACCGAGCGGCCCTACGTCGGCGAGTACACCGACACCAAGACCGAGGGCGTCTACTCGTGCCGCGCCTGCGGCGCCGAGCTGTTCCGCAGCGAGACGAAGTTCGACTCGCACTGCGGCTGGCCCTCGTTCTACGCCCCGCTCGCCGAGGACCGCGTCGAGTACATCGAGGACCGCACCATGGGCATGAAGCGCGTCGAGGTCCGGTGCGGCACCTGCGGCAGCCACCTCGGTCACGTCTTCGAGGGCGAGGGCTACGGCACGCCGACCGACCAGCGCTACTGCATCAACTCGATCAGCCTGAGGCTCGAGCCGAAGGCCTGA
- the ligD gene encoding non-homologous end-joining DNA ligase — protein MASDATVLEVEGPDGPRRVRVSSPDRVMWPDAGITKLDLARYVVAVGDRFLALAGHRPVTLQRFPQGIDGEMFYAKNPPKGAPAWSRSVTVTYPSGRSHPQLVVDEVATAVWAVQMNTVTFHPWPVTAPPGLDAEASSQDGPGPLDRPDEVRLDLDPQPGRPFADVVEAALALRGVMQDAGLAPYAKTTGSRGVHVYARVQPEHEFLDVRHGVIAIARELERRLPDLVTTAWWKEERGDKVFVDFNQACRDRTIASAYSPRPLPGAPVSMPVAWDDLPRVSMADFTVRTVPGLVDSRPDPWASYGGSSASLTTALGWWERDLADGLGELSFPPDYPKMPGEPPRVQPSKQRYDDAEYLGSDGGYLRDNPQEPPGGWEAAKRRRASRGPRTRP, from the coding sequence ATGGCCAGCGACGCCACCGTCCTCGAGGTCGAGGGGCCCGACGGCCCCCGCCGCGTCCGCGTGTCGAGCCCGGACCGGGTGATGTGGCCCGACGCCGGGATCACCAAGCTCGACCTGGCCCGGTACGTCGTCGCGGTGGGGGACCGGTTCCTCGCCCTCGCCGGTCACCGCCCGGTCACCCTCCAGCGGTTCCCCCAGGGGATCGACGGGGAGATGTTCTACGCGAAGAACCCACCGAAGGGCGCGCCCGCCTGGTCGCGGTCGGTGACCGTGACCTACCCCTCCGGTCGCTCGCACCCGCAGCTGGTCGTCGACGAGGTCGCGACCGCGGTGTGGGCGGTGCAGATGAACACCGTGACCTTCCACCCCTGGCCGGTCACCGCGCCGCCGGGCCTCGACGCCGAGGCCTCGTCGCAGGACGGCCCCGGACCGCTCGACCGCCCCGACGAGGTCCGCCTCGACCTCGACCCGCAGCCGGGTCGTCCCTTCGCCGACGTCGTCGAGGCCGCGCTCGCGCTGCGCGGGGTGATGCAGGACGCCGGGCTCGCGCCGTACGCCAAGACGACCGGCAGCCGCGGGGTGCACGTCTACGCGCGGGTCCAGCCCGAGCACGAGTTCCTCGACGTGCGGCACGGCGTCATCGCGATCGCCCGCGAGCTCGAGCGCCGGTTACCCGACCTCGTGACGACGGCGTGGTGGAAGGAGGAGCGCGGCGACAAGGTCTTCGTCGACTTCAACCAGGCCTGCCGCGACCGGACGATCGCGTCGGCGTACAGCCCGCGGCCGCTGCCCGGGGCACCGGTGAGCATGCCGGTGGCCTGGGACGACCTGCCCCGGGTGTCGATGGCCGACTTCACCGTGCGCACAGTCCCGGGGCTCGTCGACTCCCGGCCGGACCCCTGGGCGTCGTACGGCGGTTCGTCGGCGAGCCTGACCACGGCGCTGGGCTGGTGGGAGCGCGACCTCGCCGACGGGCTCGGCGAGCTGTCCTTCCCGCCGGACTACCCCAAGATGCCCGGCGAGCCGCCGCGGGTGCAGCCCTCCAAGCAGCGGTACGACGACGCGGAGTACCTCGGCTCCGACGGCGGCTACCTGCGCGACAACCCGCAGGAGCCGCCGGGCGGCTGGGAGGCGGCCAAGCGTCGGCGCGCCTCGCGCGGGCCGCGCACGCGGCCCTGA
- a CDS encoding DUF4349 domain-containing protein: MSPSVPSPSPSSSPSPSSSPSRRRRRRAAALVPAALVVVLAAGLAGCSGGSSGSSGGAAGVAEQGPGTALEADGTAASGGVAPAGAAPAQGAAAGNSDAASARSGAAVSAPRLVRVATLRLEVGDVTRSAVQVRAVAQGAGGSVTREDLSSSVGDAKSSTSTSTSTSTTGSMTVQVPQDRLDAVVDQLAELGTVLQRTTSSQDVTSTYVDTASRVATMQASVARLRTLLAQAKDLGQVVALEDELTKREADLESTQAQLADLQGRTTMATVSLALSTPASTASPTPAGSPGFLDGLRGGWHAFVTAVVWLLTALGAVLPFLALGAAVVLPVVAWRRRRTAAVEAPRALEAPEAPAAPEEEKAPTVAS, encoded by the coding sequence GTGAGCCCGTCCGTCCCGTCCCCGTCACCGTCCTCGTCCCCGTCACCGTCCTCGTCCCCGTCGCGGCGTCGGCGTCGGCGCGCTGCGGCGCTCGTCCCGGCCGCGCTCGTCGTCGTCCTCGCCGCCGGTCTGGCCGGCTGCTCGGGAGGCAGCAGCGGCAGCAGCGGTGGGGCCGCCGGGGTCGCCGAGCAGGGACCCGGCACCGCGCTCGAGGCCGACGGCACCGCCGCGTCCGGGGGCGTCGCGCCGGCCGGCGCCGCGCCGGCCCAGGGGGCCGCCGCCGGTAACTCGGACGCGGCGAGTGCGCGCAGCGGCGCCGCGGTGTCGGCGCCGCGGCTCGTGCGGGTGGCCACGCTGCGCCTCGAGGTCGGCGACGTCACCCGCAGCGCCGTCCAGGTGCGCGCCGTCGCGCAGGGCGCGGGCGGGTCGGTCACCCGGGAGGATCTCAGCAGCTCCGTGGGCGACGCGAAGAGCAGCACGAGCACCAGCACCAGCACGAGCACCACCGGGTCGATGACCGTCCAGGTGCCGCAGGACCGGCTCGACGCCGTCGTCGACCAGCTGGCCGAGCTCGGCACGGTGCTGCAGCGCACGACGTCGTCGCAGGACGTCACGTCGACGTACGTCGACACGGCCTCCCGGGTCGCGACCATGCAGGCCTCCGTGGCCCGGCTGCGCACGCTCCTCGCGCAGGCCAAGGACCTCGGCCAGGTCGTGGCCCTCGAGGACGAGCTGACCAAGCGCGAGGCCGACCTCGAGTCCACCCAGGCCCAGCTCGCCGACCTGCAGGGGCGCACGACGATGGCCACCGTCAGCCTCGCCCTCAGCACCCCGGCCTCCACGGCGTCGCCGACGCCGGCCGGCTCCCCCGGGTTCCTCGACGGCCTGCGCGGCGGGTGGCACGCCTTCGTCACGGCGGTCGTCTGGCTGCTCACGGCGCTCGGCGCCGTCCTGCCGTTCCTCGCCCTCGGCGCCGCGGTGGTCCTGCCGGTGGTGGCCTGGCGGCGACGTCGTACGGCCGCGGTCGAGGCTCCCCGCGCCCTCGAGGCCCCCGAGGCGCCCGCCGCGCCGGAGGAGGAGAAGGCGCCTACCGTGGCGTCGTGA